In Populus nigra chromosome 1, ddPopNigr1.1, whole genome shotgun sequence, one genomic interval encodes:
- the LOC133678522 gene encoding uncharacterized protein LOC133678522: MLPVTALGARACQRVAARQWHHASAGAVCVGSADFSSEYNGCVRTADQGSYLRAVTEQLRGSYEEVGCLCSGLSRGNESVKGQFYVLVPVNCLCDYCAVIDPWLVFLTAEIGMEAIRERLTHIETVLGPLTENENESVNDRLAYAVEMAERAAGQYVDLAAEVSSKIQILEGEIAVLKKAVVSTPMGGGSSKPRVPEPKPFCGARSSKELENFLWDMEQYFGVARIAADEQVNITAMYLSGDAKLWWRTWIKDDLNAGRPKIETWDRLKQELKEQFLSNNTSWLAREDLKKLKQDKSLWAQAELRRQNVKDLPSAIAAADSLVDFKMVTRDGSVAVPLKFKTRDKRDDKRDEKFGGGGYKPGFDKGKGKQADVQQSRDSNKPNSGCFICGGPHYARECPKKERLNAILVGESEQEEAVTHINPMRVLNCLIAEMQDSVAESSLVETNLARIDVLRQGKLGAGDTLMLVTQLGLRLSNSQTSMKAVNAKAQRILGMAYGVPVVLDKWHGKQDLLVVTLDDFDVILGLDFLKKAKIALMPHLDGILLANDKALKKGGEVFLAVTVTEESEQAGSVPDVIARLLEGYRDVMPPELLKKLPPRRAVGGKKADGSLRMCVDYRALNKVTIKNKYPVPLIQDLLDRLSGASVFTKLDLRSGYWQVRVAEGDEHKTTCVTRYGSYEFMVMPFGLTNAAATFCNLMNDVLYEFLDEFVVVYLDDIVIFSRCMDEHVVHLDKVLRRLKEHDVFVKKEKCEFACSEITFLGHLVSFGQVRMDPKKVQAIWDWAAPSTVPELRSFLGLANYYHRFIEGYSKKKAFEVHTGASDKAVGGVLVQEGHPVAFESRKLSEAEQKYSAHEKEMATVVHCLGVWRVYVLGPKFVVKTDNLANTFFKTQKKLSQRQARWQEFLAEYDFMWEHKLGRHNQVADALSRCEVLANLIAMDHVESDMLDRLRQAAVEDAAYVKLVDLVREGTVRRYWLDNGLLYAKGGRIYVPSGKLRKHLLAETHDPQWVGHPGRELMLALLAETYYWPKMEFDVELYVKTCLVCQQDKVLRQKEAGLLQPLPIPERP, translated from the exons ATGCTACCTGTCACAGCCTTAGGCGCGAGGGCGTGCCAACGAGTCGCTGCTAGGCAGTGGCATCACGCAAGTGCAGGGGCAGTATGCGTGGGCAGTGCAGATTTCAGCAGCGAGTATAACGGGTGCGTGCGAACAGCAG ACCAAGGAAGTTACCTGCGGGCAGTTACGGAGCAGTTACGAGGCAGTTACGAGGAAGTTGGTTGTCTTTGTAGTGGGCTGTCTAGAGGGAATGAATCTGTCAAGGGGCAGTTTTATGT GTTGGTACCTGTAAATTGCTTGTGTGATTATTGTGCTGTGATTGATCCTTGGCTTGTGTTCTTGACTGCCGAAATTG GCATGGAGGCAATTCGTGAGAGACTCACTCATATTGAAACTGTTCTGGGTCCCTTGACTGAAAACGAAAATGAGAGTGTGAATGACAGACTTGCGTATGCGGTGGAAATGGCAGAGAGGGCTGCGGGGCAGTATGTGGATCTTGCGGCAGAGGTAAGTAGCAAGATACAAATTCTGGAGGGGGAGATTGCGGTGTTGAAAAAGGCAGTAGTGTCTACCCCCATGGGTGGTGGCTCGTCCAAACCCAGAGTACCAGAACCGAAGCCATTCTGTGGCGCAAGAAGTTCCAAAGAGTTGGAAAACTTTCTGTGGGATATGGAGCAGTACTTCGGGGTGGCCAGGATTGCGGCTGACGAACAGGTAAACATCACAGCGATGTATTTGAGCGGTGACGCGAAGCTGTGGTGGAGGACTTGGATCAAGGATGATCTGAATGCTGGGCGTCCTAAGATTGAAACTTGGGATCGTTTGAAACAAGAATTGAAAGAACAATTCTTGTCGAACAACACGTCTTGGCTGGCGAGGGAagatttgaagaaattgaagcaAGACAAATCG CTTTGGGCACAGGCTGAGTTGCGGAGGCAGAATGTCAAAGACTTACCGTCTGCCATTGCTGCCGCAGATAGTTTGGTCGACTTCAAAATGGTGACGAGAGATGGTTCTGTTGCTGTTCCCTTAAAATTCAAGACTAGGGATAAGAGGGATGATAAGAGGGATGAGAAGTTCGGTGGGGGAGGATACAAGCCTGGGTTTGATAAGGGAAAGGGAAAGCAGGCTGATGTGCAACAAAGTAGAGACTCCAACAAGCCGAATTCAGGTTGTTTCATTTGCGGTGGACCACACTATGCAAGAGAATGCCCGAAGAAGGAAAGGTTGAATGCAATTCTTGTGGGTGAAAGTGAGCAAGAGGAGGCAGTCACGCACATTAACCCAATGCGTGTACTGAATTGCTTGATTGCGGAGATGCAGGATTCGGTGGCCGAATCCAGCCTTGTCGAAACTAACTTAGCACGGATTGATGTGCTGCGACAAGGTAAGTTGGGTGCTGGGGATACTCTAAT GTTGGTGACACAGCTTGGGTTGCGCTTGAGTAACAGCCAGACGTCGATGAAGGCAGTGAATGCCAAGGCGCAGCGGATACTGGGCATGGCCTATGGCGTGCCTGTGGTGCTGGATAAGTGGCATGGAAAGCAGGATTTGCTAGTGGTGACACTTGACGATTTCGACGTCATTCTTGGCTTAGACTTTCTGAAGAAAGCCAAGATTGCGTTGATGCCTCATCTGGATGGGATTCTGCTTGCGAATGA CAAGGCCTTGAAGAAGGGTGGGGAAGTGTTCTTGGCAGTAACCGTGACTGAGGAGTCAGAACAGGCTGGGTCAGTGCCTGATGTTATTGCTAGGCTGTTGGAGGGGTATAGGGATGTGATGCCTCCAGAGTTGCTGAAAAAGCTTCCACCAAGGCGGGCTGTTGGAGGG AAGAAGGCAGATGGTAGCTTGCGGATGTGTGTGGATTATCGCGCATTGAACAAGGTAACGATCAAGAACAAATACCCTGTGCCGCTGATTCAAGACTTGCTGGACAGATTGAGTGGGGCTTCTGTTTTCACAAAGCTGGACTTGAGGTCTGGATACTGGCAGGTTAGAGTTGCTGAGGGGGATGAGCACAAAACAACTTGCGTGACAAGGTATGGGTCATACGAGTTTATGGTGATGCCGTTTGGCTTAACCAACGCTGCAGCTACTTTCTGTAATTTGATGAATGATGTGCTTTATGAGTTTTTGGATGAGTTTGTGGTCGTCTATCTAGACGATATTGTGATTTTTAGCCGATGTATGGATGAACATGTGGTGCACTTGGATAAGGTGTTGCGTAGACTAAAAGAACATGATGTGTTTGTGAAAAAGGAGAAGTGTGAGTTTGCTTGTTCCGAGATTACATTCTTGGGGCATTTGGTGAGTTTTGGGCAGGTTCGGATGGATCCGAAGAAGGTGCAGGCTATATGGGATTGGGCAGCCCCGTCGACGGTGCCTGAGCTGAGGTCATTTTTGGGCTTGGCGAATTACTATCATCGGTTCATAGAGGGTTACAGCAAGAAG AAAGCTTTTGAGGTACACACTGGTGCTTCGGACAAGGCAGTAGGGGGTGTTCTAGTGCAGGAGGGTCATCCAGTGGCTTTCGAGAGTCGAAAGCTAAGCGAGGCAGAACAGAAATATTCCGCACATGAGAAAGAAATGGCAACCGTGGTGCATTGTCTTGGTGTGTGGAGAGTTTATGTGTTAGGGCCGAAGTTTGTGGTAAAGACAGATAATTTGGCTAATACTTTTTTCAAGACTCAGAAGAAGCTGTCGCAGCGGCAGGCTAGGTGGCAGGAGTTCCTGGCCGAATATGATTTCATGTGGGAACATAAGCTGGGGCGACACAATCAGGTTGCGGATGCATTGAGCAGGTGTGAGGTGCTTGCTAATTTGATTGCGATGGATCATGTTGAATCCGATATGCTGGATCGGTTGAGGCAGGCTGCCGTGGAAGATGCAGCCTACGTCAAGCTAGTTGATCTCGTACGAGAGGGGACCGTGCGAAGATATTGGCTGGATAATGGCCTTCTCTATGCTAAAGGGGGCCGAATCTATGTTCCAAGTGGGAAGTTGAGGAAACACTTGCTGGCTGAAACGCATGACCCGCAGTGGGTTGGTCATCCAGGACGAGAGCTTATGTTGGCTCTCCTGGCAGAAACCTATTACTGGCCGAAGATGGAGTTTGACGTAGAGCTTTACGTCAAAACTTGCTTGGTGTGTCAACAGGACAAGGTGCTGAGGCAGAAGGAAGCAGGGTTATTGCAGCCTTTGCCGATACCCGAAAGGCCTTAG